Genomic DNA from Chlorogloeopsis sp. ULAP01:
AAGACGAAACAACTTGTATCACGCATACATCAAGCATATATAGTAAAAGAGAAATTTCTTTTGTTCTAATGCAATCAGCTTGTAGATACCCGATAGAACAACTGGGGTGACATTATTACAGAGTAGAATAGCAAAAAAGGCACTAAGAACCACTAAAAACCTGGAATGTTAACTTAGAAGTGGCTGTGCTACTCAAGAAATGTTTATTACTCACTCATAGATTTCTTGCAAGTGATAGATGCATTACTCTGGCGGCTTGCACTTAAGTAGATTATATTACATACAAACTTTACCAAAAGCGGGTAAATCTTCTCTAAAACACGACCTCATTACCGCTAAATTAATCAGAATATGGAATTTGAATATTTTAGAAATAATGAAAGCTCTCCTATAAATAATAATCGTCAAAGCCTACTTACTAGTGGTTGGCGGCCTTTTCACCGAGAATTCAATTGGGAGTTTTTAGGACAGCTGGCGTTTAAAGACACACAAGAGCTAACTCAAAAAACTTTAAATCTGGCAAGTAATATCGCGGAAACTTTAGGACGTAATCATTACACTTGGTGGGCAAATTTATTAAATATTGCTTCCGATAATACGCGTTACGAAATTGAAAAATTCTGGAATTATATTACGCCAGATCCACTAGCACCAGATTACCGTTACAAGGATATTCTGAGTACAGAAACTCCGATTGTGCAATTTGTAAGTCGTAATAGTATTCCCATTGATTACGTTCTAAATCGACTACAAGAAATCGCTGTAATGCGAGTTTTGCAGTTGCTAGGACGTCCTGATATTATCACTCAATATTACTTAGAAAGAGACTTGTATTTTCCTGTCGAAAAATTTGTAAGTTGGGAACGCTTAGATGTTATAAACACAGTTTATGGTTATTGGTCTCAAGAGGATATTTGGTTGCAAATTGATTCCTACGAACGAGGGCGACGGCAGTATACTTTGATGTCAAAAGATTTATCACCATTAATTAACAAAGCAACTTATGATTTAGCAATTATGCTAAGTGGATATCAAAGCCGCGTTGGTAAGGTTTACAATCAATTTTCTATTCGCTGTTTTCCCGAAGATATTCAAAGTTTTAGTGATGCTGTACAGCAAGCAGTTCTCAATCAAAATCAATTAGCAGTTTTAGTACATGGCGAACCAGGAACAGGTAAAACAGCATGGACGCAAGCAGTTGCCAAAGAAGTTCTTGTACCGCTTGGATACGTAATTTTTATTTTAGATCATGATGCGATCGCTAATTTTGTACCACCCACATATTTAGAGCGAATTTGCATTATTATTAATGAGGCTGATAATTTAGCCCAAAATCGTGCTAGCGAAGTAGCTCAATACAGCACTAAAACCGAACATATCTTAAGTTTACTGGATGGTACCTTATACCAAAGCGTAATTGATGATTCTGGTATTCAAATCCGGCAACGATTAGTGGTATTAATGACTTGCAACACAACAGAAAGATTAGATCCAGCCATGTTACGTAAAGGTAGAGTTGATTTGATGTATGAGTTCACCCATAAATTTGTTTGAGTAATAAAACCACAGACTAGAGAAATGCAAAAGAAAAAATCCTGTGGTGTAATTGTTATGCGATCGCAGCCACAGATGAGTTTTTTGCTACTGTTGAAACCAAACTCCTACGATTTGCCAAAAGGTAACATTGAACCAGGAGAGGATGAAATTAGTTGTGCATTACGTGAGTTATTTGAAGAATCTGGAATTACAATTAATGATATCGAGTTAGATGAAAAATTTCGATTTACTGTCACTTATAGAATTCGTCACAAGCGATTGAAAAATAAGAAAAAAGAAAAAACTGTCGTGATATTTTTAGCTTGGCTTAAGAACGAAGTAAGTGTAAAAACTAGCGAACACAGTGGCTACATATGGATGGTTTGGAATCCACCACACATAATTCAACCAAAAACC
This window encodes:
- a CDS encoding AAA family ATPase; its protein translation is MEFEYFRNNESSPINNNRQSLLTSGWRPFHREFNWEFLGQLAFKDTQELTQKTLNLASNIAETLGRNHYTWWANLLNIASDNTRYEIEKFWNYITPDPLAPDYRYKDILSTETPIVQFVSRNSIPIDYVLNRLQEIAVMRVLQLLGRPDIITQYYLERDLYFPVEKFVSWERLDVINTVYGYWSQEDIWLQIDSYERGRRQYTLMSKDLSPLINKATYDLAIMLSGYQSRVGKVYNQFSIRCFPEDIQSFSDAVQQAVLNQNQLAVLVHGEPGTGKTAWTQAVAKEVLVPLGYVIFILDHDAIANFVPPTYLERICIIINEADNLAQNRASEVAQYSTKTEHILSLLDGTLYQSVIDDSGIQIRQRLVVLMTCNTTERLDPAMLRKGRVDLMYEFTHKFV
- a CDS encoding NUDIX domain-containing protein yields the protein MQKKKSCGVIVMRSQPQMSFLLLLKPNSYDLPKGNIEPGEDEISCALRELFEESGITINDIELDEKFRFTVTYRIRHKRLKNKKKEKTVVIFLAWLKNEVSVKTSEHSGYIWMVWNPPHIIQPKTIDPLLTELENYLYG